One part of the Humulus lupulus chromosome 9, drHumLupu1.1, whole genome shotgun sequence genome encodes these proteins:
- the LOC133800764 gene encoding uncharacterized protein LOC133800764: MIRQLITKAQQGPTTVGLLLFNQKREIHSRNKKAMEFIAKGYGALQEVDRVIDYAEFHDKRLIPLLRTAKENFELALEADNSNTHARYWLSRLHMKYHVPGACKAVGAALLVEAANMGDKNAQYELGCRLRVENPYVNSVQRAFYYLEKAADQFHPGALYLLGAVYLTGDCVNKDVASALWCFNKASEKGHAGAAIAYGSLLLKGVEIPESIAKLRSRKSSLSKRGRKDEDDSSMSRVEMAKEQFEIAARSGCELGLRWLNILEKEEKQLLTR, from the exons ATGATAAGGCAGCTCATCACGAAGGCTCAACAGGGGCCCACTACAGTTGGTCTTCTTCTATTCAACCAAAAGAGAGAGATCCATAGTAGGAACAAGAAGGCCATGGAGTTTATAGCTAAAGGGTATGGTGCTTTGCAGGAAGTAGACAGAGTCATTGATTATGCTGAGTTCCACGATAAACGTCTTATTCCTCTCCTCAGG ACAGCAAAGGAAAATTTCGAGCTGGCCCTAGAGGCAGACAACTCAAACACCCATGCCAGATATTGGTTATCCAGATTGCATATGAAATATCATGTTCCTGGAGCATGTAAAGCAGT GGGTGCTGCATTGTTAGTAGAAGCCGCAAACATGGGTGATAAAAATGCTCAATATGAACTGGGTTGCCGGTTGAGAGTTGAG AATCCATATGTCAATTCGGTTCAACGTGCTTTCTATTATCTGGAGAAGGCTGCTGATCAG TTTCATCCAGGTGCCCTTTACCTCCTGGGAGCTGTATATTTGACAGGAGACTGTGTAAACAAAGATGTGGCCTCAGCACTATGGTGTTTTAATAAGGCGTCAGAAAAG GGACATGCTGGTGCAGCTATAGCATATGGATCTCTTCTTCTCAAAGGTGTTGAAATACCAGAATCTATAGCAAAATTAAGGTCACGAAAGTCGTCTTTATCTAAAAGAGGGAGAAAAGACGAGGACGATTCTTCAATGAGTCGAGTAGAGATGGCGAAAGAACAATTTGAAATTGCAGCCAGAAGTGGATGTGAACTGGGGCTAAGATGGTTGAATATACTTGAGAAGGAAGAAAAACAATTACTTACTAGATAA